The following nucleotide sequence is from Oceaniferula flava.
CCCGCTCCCGACCGAACACCCATCGCACGAGTGTCAGGTAGCAAGGAAGTCACCTGGACTCAGTCGACCGGTAATTTGCGACCAGGCCACTGGCTGTCGGCTGGAAAAATAGAACTCAAAAGCGGTATGCTTGAACTCTCCTATGACTCAGGGTCCACCGTCTTGATCAAAGCTCCCGCCACTTACTACATCGAGGCAGAGAATCATGGTTTTCTGGAAAAGGGATCCATCCGGGCATACAGTCCGCCGACCGTTTCCGCCTTCTACGTGGATACCCCCAACAGTGAACTCGTCGATCTCGGCACCACCTTCGGAGTCACGGTTTTGAACGCCTTATCCACACAGGTTCATGTGATCGACGGACTGGTGAAGGCCCGCGCCATTGGTGCGCATGAAGAGGCATGGAAACACTTGCTCGCCGGTAAGGCTCTGCAAATCGACAACAATAATGACACCACCCAATATAAACCACTTGTTGCCGATACCAGCTTCTACGACTGGGCACGACCAGCACGAGCCAGACGCTCTGAAACCATTGCCCACACCCACTGGAGTTTCGACCAGCGCAACGGCAAGCAATTTCCTGAAACAGGCAACCATGGAAACGACAGCACATTCCCGGCGACTTTTGTTCATTTTTCCAATTCTGATCCATCGCCCCAACTGACTCCAGGCCGTTACGGCAGCGCGCTAAGGCTAGATGGCAATGAATCATTCCTGCGCACCGATTACCCCGGCATCGGCGGTGACAAGGCACGCACTGTGGCATTCTGGCTGCGGCTCGACCCGAATCAACCCAGCGACGAAGCTCTTCCGGGGATTGTTTGTTGGGGAAAAAATGCCAGTCGCGGAGCCAAATGGCAAATCCGCCCAATCACCCCGCTCCAAGAAGATACCAAAAAGGTGATTCGCACCGAATGTGCATGGGGAGGCAACACTGGGATGACGGATATTAACGATGGCAAATGGCACCACATCGTCAGTGTCTTCATGGGCGGAAACGGCGCGGATATCGCCACCCACGTAAAACATTATGTGGATGGCAGACTGGAAACCCGAGGCAGCATTACCTCTCGCCGCGTGGACACGGCGACAACCACAGACCCCAATACTAATTTCCCCCTCTGCATAGGACTGAAGATGGAAGAGTCCATGGCCAACAGCTTGGAGACGCTGATTCAGATGCGCAAGGAGGGGAAACATCGATTACCCACTCTCAAAGGCGATATCGATGAACTCTACGTATTCGATGACGCCCTGACCCCTCAGGAAATCATCAATCTCATGGCTCGAAATCAACCGCCCAAATAATATACCATTTTTTCGATCATTTGATTCATGGCGGCTATTTACCACGAGCAGTTGCCATTTTTATTCTTCATGGTGACGGCTCTTCGCCTTTGCAAACTATCACAACCATGAAAAATACCATTCCATCTATCGCCATCTCAGGCCTTCTCACCATCACTTCTCAAGCAGCGGTTCTCGTTGATTGGGATTTCACTGGCCTAACCAATCCAACCACCGAAGGGAACGAAGTGACCTACGACACCAGCAATGATGCTGATGCCGCAACTTACGCCACGACGGTGTCCAACGTAACCGCCGGAAACATCGATACCGGATCATCAGCCATTTATACCCGCACCCTTGGATGGAGTCCGGGAAACCCAGTCACAGGAGAGCTCAATCTTCAAAACTGGGATTTAACTGGCACAGCAGGGAGCTCTGGAACAACAGGAAGCGCGGGCGATGGCACGGCGGACAACTGGATTCAGTTCAGCCTCACCGCTGGCGCGGGCTATGAAATGACCGTTACAGAGATTGACCTCAGCGCATGGCGCAACGGAAGCGGTGCCGCAGAAGATTTCACATGGGGATATTCGACCGACGGAGGAACCAGCTGGACTCAATTCGGATCGACCTACACTGAAACCAATGGAGGTGACTCGGTCTTCAGGGATACCAATTACACCGATAATGTCACGGCTTCGGACCTACTGATCCGTTTTGCTCCAACCGGTGGCTCTGGCAATATCCACATCGATGGTATCTCGGTGACTGGTGAAGTGAATGCCATTCCTGAACCAAGCTCCGCGGCACTCCTCGGACTTAGTGGACTGGCTCTGATTCTGCGTCGCAGAAAATAATCGAGGTCTCTATCTCTTGCTTTCATGAACGCTGAGGGTCTCGTGCTCTCAGCGTTTTTTAAACCATCACTCCCACTCTTGCCGTCTTATGCTGCCTCGACTTCGTGCTTCCCTGTATCGTCAGGCGCAGAGCTTGATGCTCACATTTGCGTTAGTGGCAGTGACATTCCCGG
It contains:
- a CDS encoding LamG-like jellyroll fold domain-containing protein; translation: MEDFAHIPAAHRELIQSLIDGTLSPVETARVNALLRECPVLREFYIQQTRTDELLSAHFAHTGSSVLLRRPEPVVSRRKHTTAIVLSLSFGIAATVALMLTLGKVFFTPEAAPAEVANYSEFIPAPDRTPIARVSGSKEVTWTQSTGNLRPGHWLSAGKIELKSGMLELSYDSGSTVLIKAPATYYIEAENHGFLEKGSIRAYSPPTVSAFYVDTPNSELVDLGTTFGVTVLNALSTQVHVIDGLVKARAIGAHEEAWKHLLAGKALQIDNNNDTTQYKPLVADTSFYDWARPARARRSETIAHTHWSFDQRNGKQFPETGNHGNDSTFPATFVHFSNSDPSPQLTPGRYGSALRLDGNESFLRTDYPGIGGDKARTVAFWLRLDPNQPSDEALPGIVCWGKNASRGAKWQIRPITPLQEDTKKVIRTECAWGGNTGMTDINDGKWHHIVSVFMGGNGADIATHVKHYVDGRLETRGSITSRRVDTATTTDPNTNFPLCIGLKMEESMANSLETLIQMRKEGKHRLPTLKGDIDELYVFDDALTPQEIINLMARNQPPK
- a CDS encoding PEP-CTERM sorting domain-containing protein (PEP-CTERM proteins occur, often in large numbers, in the proteomes of bacteria that also encode an exosortase, a predicted intramembrane cysteine proteinase. The presence of a PEP-CTERM domain at a protein's C-terminus predicts cleavage within the sorting domain, followed by covalent anchoring to some some component of the (usually Gram-negative) cell surface. Many PEP-CTERM proteins exhibit an unusual sequence composition that includes large numbers of potential glycosylation sites. Expression of one such protein has been shown restore the ability of a bacterium to form floc, a type of biofilm.); the encoded protein is MKNTIPSIAISGLLTITSQAAVLVDWDFTGLTNPTTEGNEVTYDTSNDADAATYATTVSNVTAGNIDTGSSAIYTRTLGWSPGNPVTGELNLQNWDLTGTAGSSGTTGSAGDGTADNWIQFSLTAGAGYEMTVTEIDLSAWRNGSGAAEDFTWGYSTDGGTSWTQFGSTYTETNGGDSVFRDTNYTDNVTASDLLIRFAPTGGSGNIHIDGISVTGEVNAIPEPSSAALLGLSGLALILRRRK